Proteins from one Microbacterium proteolyticum genomic window:
- the leuD gene encoding 3-isopropylmalate dehydratase small subunit has translation MEKFTTHTGVVAPLKRSAVDTDQIIPAVYLKRVTKTGFEDALFANWRQDPEFVLNQDAYRSASILVAGPDFGTGSSREHAVWALRDYGFQVVLSPKFADIFRGNSGKQGLVTGVITEDDVERIWAAVEAQPGVEMTVDLEARTAVLGDLRVSFEIDDYTRWRLLEGLDDIGLTLRDEDKIAQFEARREAWRPRTLPVR, from the coding sequence ATGGAGAAGTTCACCACGCACACCGGTGTCGTCGCCCCCCTCAAGCGTTCGGCCGTCGACACCGACCAGATCATCCCCGCGGTCTACCTCAAGCGCGTCACCAAGACGGGCTTCGAGGACGCGCTGTTCGCCAACTGGCGGCAGGACCCCGAGTTCGTCCTGAATCAGGATGCCTACCGCTCGGCATCCATCCTCGTCGCGGGACCGGACTTCGGCACCGGGTCGAGCCGCGAGCACGCCGTGTGGGCGCTGCGCGACTACGGCTTCCAGGTGGTGCTGAGCCCGAAGTTCGCCGACATCTTCCGCGGCAACTCCGGCAAGCAGGGCCTGGTCACGGGTGTGATCACCGAGGACGACGTCGAGCGCATCTGGGCGGCCGTCGAGGCGCAGCCCGGTGTGGAGATGACGGTGGACCTCGAGGCGCGCACCGCCGTACTCGGCGACCTCCGAGTCTCGTTCGAGATCGACGATTACACTAGGTGGCGGCTTCTCGAAGGGCTCGACGACATCGGGCTCACTCTGCGCGACGAAGACAAGATCGCGCAGTTCGAGGCGCGCCGCGAGGCATGGCGGCCGCGGACCCTTCCGGTCCGCTAA
- a CDS encoding DUF3515 family protein, which produces MPRSRRPLALLAVLALLPGLAACTTTVSMEPAKAANDPACAQITSRLPKSISGQDRRWTDAQATGAYGNPASILITCGLEAPGPSTLPCRTFDGVDWLVDESQATDQKYTLTTFGHQPAIQVFLNAGTASSADIARALAPLIRDYLPATGQVCTSPADATPAPTPSS; this is translated from the coding sequence GTGCCCCGCTCCCGTCGTCCCCTCGCGCTCCTCGCCGTCCTCGCCCTGCTGCCGGGACTCGCCGCGTGCACCACGACGGTCTCGATGGAGCCGGCCAAGGCGGCGAACGACCCGGCCTGCGCGCAGATCACCTCGCGTCTACCGAAGTCGATCTCGGGCCAGGACCGCCGCTGGACGGACGCGCAGGCGACCGGCGCGTACGGGAATCCGGCCAGCATCCTCATCACGTGCGGCCTCGAGGCCCCGGGTCCCTCGACCCTGCCGTGCCGCACGTTCGACGGCGTCGACTGGCTCGTGGACGAGTCGCAGGCGACCGATCAGAAGTACACGCTGACGACGTTCGGGCACCAGCCGGCCATCCAGGTCTTCCTGAACGCCGGCACCGCCAGCAGCGCCGACATCGCGCGGGCGCTCGCGCCGCTCATCCGCGACTACCTGCCCGCGACCGGGCAGGTCTGCACCTCCCCGGCGGACGCGACCCCCGCGCCGACCCCCTCGTCCTGA
- a CDS encoding D-alanine--D-alanine ligase family protein, translated as MTRPAVVVLFGGRSSEHSISSATAGGVLRAIDRDRFRVIPVGITRDGAFVLEDDDPDKFALRPEALPEVRDNGTRVRLPESVLSREWTVTDADGERSLGDIDVVLPILHGRFGEDGTIQGLLELLGIPYAGGGVLMSAIGMNKNVTKRVLRSAGVPVVPWVAVTRADLARNRDLWERRIRSLDLPVFVKPNEAGSSVGVTKVSRWEDLDAAFDTAFAEDRLVLVEQAVVGRELECGVLPGRDGGPVRVSVAGEIVVTGREFYDFEAKYMNAPGVDLVCPADLRDGELAEMQRIAAQAFEALGGEGLARVDFFYTGTEFYVNEVNTMPGFTPISMFPTCWIASGLSYPELISDLLDAALTRD; from the coding sequence ATGACCAGACCGGCGGTGGTGGTGCTCTTCGGCGGGCGCTCCAGCGAGCATTCGATCAGTTCCGCCACGGCGGGAGGGGTGCTGCGGGCGATCGATCGTGACCGCTTCCGTGTGATCCCCGTCGGGATCACCCGCGACGGCGCCTTCGTGCTCGAGGACGACGACCCCGACAAGTTCGCGCTGCGCCCCGAGGCGTTGCCCGAGGTGCGCGACAACGGCACCCGAGTGCGACTGCCGGAATCCGTGCTCTCGCGGGAGTGGACGGTCACGGATGCCGACGGCGAACGTTCCCTCGGCGACATCGACGTGGTGCTCCCGATCCTGCACGGTCGGTTCGGGGAGGACGGCACGATCCAGGGGCTCCTCGAGCTCCTCGGCATCCCGTACGCCGGCGGGGGAGTCCTCATGTCGGCGATCGGCATGAACAAGAACGTCACCAAGCGCGTGCTGCGCTCCGCGGGCGTGCCCGTCGTGCCGTGGGTCGCGGTGACCCGGGCCGACCTCGCGCGCAACCGCGACCTGTGGGAGCGCCGCATCCGCTCGCTCGACCTCCCGGTGTTCGTCAAGCCCAACGAGGCCGGTTCCAGCGTCGGCGTCACGAAGGTCTCGCGATGGGAAGACCTGGATGCCGCTTTCGACACGGCCTTCGCCGAGGACCGCCTCGTGCTGGTCGAGCAGGCCGTCGTCGGGCGCGAGCTGGAGTGCGGTGTGCTGCCCGGTCGCGACGGCGGACCGGTGCGCGTCAGCGTCGCCGGCGAGATCGTGGTCACGGGGCGGGAGTTCTACGACTTCGAGGCGAAGTACATGAACGCGCCCGGCGTCGACCTCGTGTGCCCGGCCGACCTCCGGGACGGCGAGCTCGCCGAGATGCAGCGGATCGCTGCGCAGGCGTTCGAGGCGCTCGGCGGCGAGGGGCTCGCCCGCGTCGACTTCTTCTACACCGGCACCGAGTTCTACGTGAACGAGGTCAACACCATGCCCGGGTTCACGCCGATCTCGATGTTCCCCACCTGCTGGATCGCCTCGGGACTGTCGTACCCCGAGCTCATCAGCGACCTGCTCGACGCGGCGCTGACGCGCGACTGA
- a CDS encoding thiamine-phosphate kinase, which yields MTDAETTVGELSEGQVLRGILSRLPASTAPVGPGDDAAVLAVPDGRVVATTDTLVHGPDFRLAWSSAVDLGYKSAAVNLADVAAMGARPIALLVALAMPESTPLSFVRGLADGLAEACADLAPGCAVEGGDLAVSDTLTIAVTALGSLDGREPVRRSGARAGDAVHIIGELGVAGRGLDVLFTRFVDAAGAPILVTPEARASLGAEDAEGLDRQLRPHPPIADALRAADAGATAMMDVSDGLALDAERLADASGVTIAFDAGALGDDLARALGGGEDHGFLVTYPAGTDGPGRRVGTVVARGEVAVTVDGRPWTGRTGWDPYRDWDAGRG from the coding sequence GTGACCGACGCCGAGACCACCGTGGGGGAGCTGTCCGAGGGGCAGGTGCTCCGCGGCATCCTGAGCCGCCTGCCCGCCTCGACCGCGCCCGTCGGCCCCGGTGATGATGCGGCGGTTCTGGCCGTCCCCGACGGCCGTGTCGTCGCCACCACCGACACGCTCGTGCACGGCCCGGACTTCCGGTTGGCCTGGTCGTCGGCGGTCGACCTCGGGTACAAGTCGGCGGCGGTGAACCTCGCCGACGTCGCCGCGATGGGCGCGCGGCCGATCGCGCTTCTCGTGGCCCTCGCGATGCCGGAGTCCACCCCGCTGTCGTTCGTCCGCGGGCTGGCGGACGGTCTCGCCGAGGCGTGCGCCGACCTCGCGCCCGGATGCGCCGTCGAGGGCGGCGACCTCGCCGTGTCGGACACGCTGACGATCGCCGTCACCGCACTGGGGAGTCTCGACGGCCGCGAACCGGTGCGCCGATCCGGAGCGCGGGCGGGGGATGCCGTGCACATCATCGGCGAACTCGGCGTCGCCGGCCGGGGCCTCGACGTGCTGTTCACCCGCTTCGTCGATGCGGCCGGTGCGCCCATCCTGGTGACTCCCGAGGCGCGGGCCTCACTCGGAGCCGAGGACGCGGAAGGCCTGGACCGGCAACTGCGCCCTCATCCGCCGATCGCCGACGCGCTGCGCGCCGCGGACGCGGGAGCCACCGCCATGATGGACGTCTCCGACGGACTGGCCCTGGATGCCGAGCGCCTGGCCGACGCGTCCGGGGTGACGATCGCCTTCGACGCGGGTGCGCTGGGAGACGACCTCGCGCGAGCGCTCGGCGGGGGAGAAGACCACGGCTTCCTCGTGACCTACCCCGCGGGGACCGACGGTCCGGGTCGGCGTGTTGGCACGGTCGTCGCCCGCGGCGAGGTCGCCGTGACGGTCGACGGCCGCCCGTGGACCGGCCGCACCGGTTGGGACCCCTACCGCGATTGGGACGCCGGCCGCGGCTGA
- the murA gene encoding UDP-N-acetylglucosamine 1-carboxyvinyltransferase: MSTLVTESGDQIPGQPDWEAAETLSIRGGRPLRGTVEVKGAKNLVTKAMVAALLGDTTSTLRDVPMISDVKVVRSLLEVHGVTVTEGDEEGTLHLDPSGAVAAHFEEIDAHAGASRIPILFCGPLLHLLGEALIPDLGGCRIGDRPINFHMDALRAFGAVVDKSYEGIRITAPNGLHGANITLPYPSVGATEQVLLTAVRAKGVTELRNAAIEPEIMDLIAVLQKMGAIISYEPNRVIFIEGVDRLAGYDHRAIFDRNEAASWACAALATDGEIFAKGARQQDMLTFLNVFRKAGGWFDVREDGILFRRGGDLKPVMVETDVHPGFMTDWQQPLIVALTQAHGTSTVHETVYENRLGFTQALNKMGADIVVHPKGLDSPDRRVPRRDLEQAAVINGPTPLHGADVEVPDLRGGYSYVIAALAAEGESTVRNIGIIRRGYEKFLEKLTALDADFDVVG, from the coding sequence ATGAGCACACTCGTCACCGAATCCGGAGATCAGATCCCCGGGCAGCCGGACTGGGAAGCGGCGGAGACCCTCTCGATCCGCGGCGGCCGACCGCTCCGCGGAACGGTCGAGGTCAAGGGGGCCAAGAACCTCGTGACCAAGGCGATGGTCGCCGCCCTCCTGGGCGACACCACGAGCACGCTGCGCGACGTCCCGATGATCAGCGACGTCAAGGTCGTCCGGTCGCTCCTCGAGGTGCACGGCGTGACCGTCACCGAGGGCGACGAGGAGGGCACGCTCCACCTCGACCCGTCGGGAGCGGTCGCCGCGCACTTCGAGGAGATCGACGCGCACGCGGGTGCCTCTCGCATCCCGATCCTCTTCTGCGGTCCGCTGCTCCACCTCCTCGGCGAGGCCCTGATCCCCGACCTCGGGGGATGCCGCATCGGCGACCGCCCCATCAACTTCCACATGGACGCGCTCCGCGCCTTCGGTGCGGTGGTCGACAAGAGCTACGAGGGCATCCGCATCACGGCCCCCAACGGTCTGCACGGGGCGAACATCACCCTGCCGTACCCGAGCGTCGGCGCGACCGAGCAGGTTCTGCTCACGGCCGTCCGCGCCAAGGGCGTCACGGAACTGCGCAACGCCGCGATCGAGCCCGAGATCATGGATCTCATCGCGGTGCTGCAGAAGATGGGCGCGATCATCTCGTACGAGCCGAACCGCGTGATCTTCATCGAGGGCGTCGACCGTCTCGCCGGATACGACCACCGCGCGATCTTCGACCGCAACGAGGCCGCGTCCTGGGCGTGCGCCGCCCTCGCCACCGACGGCGAGATCTTCGCCAAGGGCGCGCGTCAGCAGGACATGCTCACGTTCCTCAACGTCTTCCGCAAGGCCGGCGGGTGGTTCGACGTGCGCGAGGACGGCATCCTGTTCCGCCGTGGCGGCGACCTCAAGCCCGTCATGGTCGAGACCGACGTGCACCCCGGCTTCATGACCGACTGGCAGCAGCCGCTCATCGTCGCCCTCACGCAGGCGCACGGCACCTCGACGGTGCACGAGACGGTGTACGAGAACCGCCTCGGCTTCACGCAGGCGCTCAACAAGATGGGCGCCGACATCGTCGTGCACCCCAAGGGTCTCGACAGCCCCGACCGGCGCGTCCCGCGCCGCGACCTCGAGCAGGCCGCCGTCATCAACGGCCCGACGCCTCTCCATGGCGCGGACGTGGAGGTGCCGGACCTCCGCGGCGGGTACAGCTACGTCATCGCCGCCCTCGCGGCCGAGGGTGAATCGACGGTGCGCAACATCGGCATCATCCGTCGCGGATACGAGAAGTTCCTCGAGAAGCTGACCGCTCTCGACGCCGACTTCGACGTCGTGGGCTGA
- the rsmD gene encoding 16S rRNA (guanine(966)-N(2))-methyltransferase RsmD yields the protein MTRIISGRAGGTVLDVPPKGTRPTSDRVRESLFGALDSADLVDGARVLDLYAGSGALGLESLSRGALSADLVELSAPAAALIRKNAERLRAAGASGTARVHRANAATYLETSSAEWDLVFLDPPYDVSDDEIARVLAGVAPRLSVDAVVIVERAKRSPAPDWDAAGLEADRHRTYGDTTLWWGRPALPRA from the coding sequence GTGACCCGCATCATCTCCGGCCGCGCGGGCGGCACGGTCCTCGACGTCCCGCCCAAGGGCACGCGGCCCACGAGCGACCGTGTCCGCGAGTCGCTCTTCGGCGCCCTCGATTCCGCGGACCTCGTCGACGGTGCGCGCGTGCTCGACCTCTACGCGGGCTCGGGCGCGCTGGGGCTCGAGAGCCTCAGCCGCGGTGCCCTCTCCGCCGATCTCGTCGAACTCTCCGCTCCCGCGGCGGCCCTCATCCGCAAGAACGCGGAACGGCTGCGCGCCGCCGGTGCGAGCGGCACGGCCCGGGTGCACCGCGCCAACGCCGCGACCTACCTGGAGACCTCATCCGCCGAGTGGGACCTCGTGTTCCTCGACCCCCCGTACGACGTCTCGGACGACGAGATCGCCCGGGTCCTCGCCGGGGTCGCCCCGCGACTGAGCGTCGATGCCGTGGTCATCGTCGAACGGGCGAAGCGTTCCCCGGCCCCGGACTGGGATGCCGCCGGCCTCGAGGCCGATCGCCACCGCACCTACGGCGACACGACGCTGTGGTGGGGGCGCCCCGCGCTTCCGCGCGCGTGA
- a CDS encoding lysophospholipid acyltransferase family protein, with protein MAASPEKSRPSAFWPLAAIVVPLTGLFARIEMRGVENLPREGAYVLAPNHNSEFDPLIVAVSVWRAGRAPRFMAKESLFKVPVLGASLRATGMVPVPRTSTSANQSITAAQDIARDGRGVIVYPEGTLTRDPELWPMRGKTGAVRLALGGDLPLIPMAQWGVQQILPRYGKLRFPRRAHVIVEFGPALDVSEYRATATQPATLTRATDALMARISEMLSGLRGLPAPAERWNPSQHGQNETGRLES; from the coding sequence GTGGCGGCCTCCCCGGAGAAGAGCCGGCCCAGCGCCTTCTGGCCTCTCGCCGCGATCGTGGTGCCACTCACGGGTCTCTTCGCCCGTATCGAGATGCGCGGCGTGGAGAACCTCCCGAGGGAGGGCGCCTACGTGCTGGCGCCCAACCACAACTCGGAGTTCGATCCGCTCATCGTCGCCGTCTCGGTGTGGCGCGCCGGTCGCGCACCGCGGTTCATGGCCAAGGAGAGCCTGTTCAAGGTCCCCGTCCTCGGCGCGTCGCTGCGGGCGACCGGAATGGTGCCCGTTCCCCGGACGTCCACGAGCGCGAACCAGTCGATCACGGCGGCGCAGGACATCGCCCGCGACGGCCGCGGCGTCATCGTCTACCCCGAGGGCACGCTGACCCGCGACCCGGAGCTGTGGCCGATGCGGGGAAAGACGGGGGCTGTGCGTCTGGCACTCGGCGGTGACCTCCCACTCATCCCCATGGCGCAGTGGGGCGTGCAGCAGATCCTGCCGCGCTATGGAAAGCTCCGCTTCCCCCGACGCGCCCACGTGATCGTGGAGTTCGGTCCGGCGCTGGACGTCTCCGAGTACCGCGCGACCGCGACGCAGCCGGCGACGCTCACGCGCGCGACCGATGCGCTCATGGCCCGCATCTCCGAGATGCTCTCGGGCCTCCGGGGTCTGCCGGCACCGGCCGAGCGCTGGAACCCGTCGCAGCACGGGCAGAACGAGACGGGCCGCCTTGAGTCGTAA
- a CDS encoding NAD(P)H-dependent glycerol-3-phosphate dehydrogenase — protein MSRKSEAPAPKVAVVGAGSWGTTFGKILADGGASVVMWARRPELAAEITESKRNSRYLSGINLPRTMTATTDLAEALHGAEQIYLSVPSQSLRENLAAIRPLVERTDVPLVSLMKGVEKSTGLRMSQVIAQVLECDPARIAVASGPNLALEIAREQPTAAVISSLSPETAEAVARRARNRYFRSFVNTDVIGTEFGGVLKNLIAVAIGIVDGVGYGENTKASIITRGLVEMTDFAVAQGAQPETLQGLAGLGDLIATCQSPLSRNNTAGRLLGQGYGYQDVVKQMQQTAEGLASVAPVLQLAREVGVDMPIVRQVKMVLDGTMDPRDIAPHLTTDDDQPQGERTQNDQTGGGGALRRALQRAFDQFRHGGRGAAGDRS, from the coding sequence TTGAGTCGTAAGAGCGAAGCTCCCGCACCCAAGGTCGCCGTCGTCGGTGCCGGTAGCTGGGGCACGACGTTCGGCAAGATCCTCGCCGACGGCGGCGCATCGGTGGTCATGTGGGCACGGAGGCCCGAACTGGCCGCCGAGATCACCGAGTCCAAGCGCAACAGCCGCTACCTTTCGGGCATCAACCTGCCGCGCACGATGACGGCGACGACCGACCTCGCCGAGGCCCTGCACGGTGCGGAGCAGATCTACCTGTCCGTGCCCAGCCAGTCGCTGCGCGAGAACCTCGCCGCGATCCGCCCCCTCGTCGAGCGCACCGACGTCCCCCTGGTGTCGCTGATGAAGGGCGTCGAGAAGTCGACGGGGCTGCGGATGAGTCAGGTCATCGCCCAGGTGCTCGAATGCGATCCGGCGCGTATCGCCGTGGCATCCGGACCCAACCTCGCCCTGGAGATCGCGCGCGAGCAGCCGACCGCGGCCGTCATCAGCTCGCTGAGCCCCGAGACCGCCGAAGCCGTCGCCCGGCGCGCGCGCAACCGCTACTTCCGTTCCTTCGTGAACACCGACGTCATCGGCACCGAGTTCGGCGGTGTGCTGAAGAACCTCATCGCGGTGGCCATCGGCATCGTCGACGGCGTCGGATACGGCGAGAACACCAAGGCGTCGATCATCACGCGCGGGCTGGTGGAGATGACGGACTTCGCCGTCGCGCAGGGAGCGCAGCCCGAGACCCTCCAGGGTCTCGCGGGCCTGGGCGATCTCATCGCCACGTGCCAGTCGCCGCTGAGCCGCAACAACACGGCCGGACGCCTGCTGGGTCAGGGCTACGGCTACCAGGACGTCGTGAAGCAGATGCAGCAGACGGCGGAGGGGCTGGCATCCGTGGCCCCCGTCCTGCAGCTCGCCCGCGAGGTCGGTGTCGACATGCCGATCGTCCGGCAGGTGAAGATGGTGCTGGACGGCACCATGGACCCGCGCGACATCGCGCCCCATCTCACGACCGACGACGACCAGCCGCAGGGCGAGAGGACGCAGAATGACCAGACCGGCGGTGGTGGTGCTCTTCGGCGGGCGCTCCAGCGAGCATTCGATCAGTTCCGCCACGGCGGGAGGGGTGCTGCGGGCGATCGATCGTGA
- a CDS encoding O-acetylhomoserine aminocarboxypropyltransferase/cysteine synthase family protein, which translates to MSAQEDTGFSTRQVHVGASVAPASPRATPIYLTAGFTFSDLDESAAHFATGSGFGYTRTGNPTVQAVEERLASLEGGDQAILVSSGQAAVTVALLGLLDAGDHIVVSEHIYEGTRGLLLDNFSRLGVEVTFVDTDDLAAWRAAITPRTKALFAETLSNARNDVLDVAAVAAIGSERGVPLVVDSTFTTPYLLRPIEHGAAIVVHSASKFLAGQGAVLGGVIVDDGRFDAAASGHLFPHLVQIDRLGGASYAEKHGRRARGQYLRESVAPRFGPSPSPLNAFLIGQGVETLSLRVERQSANALAVARWLESRPEVERVDYVGLPSHPHHELGRRYLTRGSGSVFTVTLRGGLEAARHLVQSVRLVTHMTHLGDVRSLVLHPQSTSHSARTVAERERAGVFPGTIRLSIGIEDVDDIIADLAQALEGLASLALDDELADALDEREVVVL; encoded by the coding sequence ATGAGCGCGCAGGAAGACACCGGGTTCTCGACCCGTCAGGTGCACGTGGGAGCGTCCGTCGCCCCCGCCTCGCCCCGGGCGACGCCCATCTACCTGACCGCCGGGTTCACCTTCTCCGACCTCGACGAATCCGCCGCGCACTTCGCCACCGGAAGCGGCTTCGGGTACACCCGGACCGGAAACCCGACGGTGCAGGCGGTCGAGGAGCGCCTCGCGTCCCTCGAGGGAGGCGACCAGGCGATCCTCGTCTCCAGCGGGCAGGCGGCGGTCACCGTCGCGCTCCTCGGACTCCTGGATGCCGGCGACCACATCGTCGTGTCCGAGCACATCTACGAGGGCACCCGCGGCCTCCTCCTCGACAACTTCTCGCGTCTGGGCGTCGAGGTGACCTTCGTCGACACGGACGACCTCGCCGCATGGCGTGCCGCGATCACGCCGCGGACCAAGGCGCTCTTCGCCGAAACGCTCTCGAATGCCCGCAACGACGTGCTCGACGTCGCCGCCGTCGCGGCGATCGGCTCCGAGCGCGGCGTCCCGCTCGTCGTCGACAGCACGTTCACGACCCCCTACCTCCTCCGGCCGATCGAACACGGCGCGGCGATCGTCGTGCACTCGGCGAGCAAGTTCCTCGCCGGGCAGGGAGCGGTGCTCGGCGGCGTCATCGTCGACGACGGACGCTTCGACGCGGCCGCCTCGGGACACCTCTTCCCTCACCTCGTGCAGATCGACCGGCTCGGCGGCGCGAGCTACGCCGAGAAGCACGGGCGCCGCGCGCGGGGGCAGTACCTCCGCGAGAGTGTCGCACCGCGTTTCGGCCCCTCGCCGTCGCCGTTGAACGCCTTCCTCATCGGTCAGGGCGTCGAGACGCTGAGCCTGCGGGTCGAGCGGCAGTCGGCCAACGCGCTCGCCGTCGCGCGGTGGCTCGAGAGCCGGCCCGAGGTCGAACGCGTCGACTACGTCGGGCTGCCCTCGCACCCGCACCACGAGCTCGGTCGGCGGTACCTCACGCGCGGCAGCGGTTCGGTGTTCACCGTGACCCTCCGCGGCGGGCTCGAGGCTGCGCGGCACCTCGTGCAGTCGGTTCGCCTCGTCACCCACATGACGCACCTCGGCGACGTGCGTTCCCTCGTGCTGCACCCGCAGAGCACGAGCCACTCCGCCCGGACCGTGGCCGAACGCGAGCGCGCGGGGGTCTTCCCCGGCACGATCCGGCTCTCGATCGGCATCGAGGACGTCGACGACATCATCGCCGACCTCGCTCAGGCCCTCGAGGGGCTGGCATCCCTCGCCCTCGACGACGAGCTCGCGGACGCTCTGGACGAGCGCGAGGTCGTCGTCCTGTGA
- the leuC gene encoding 3-isopropylmalate dehydratase large subunit yields MSTTSIDGIHVPDRPRTLAEKVWDDHLVVKGENGQPDLIYIDLHLVHEVTSPQAFDGLRAEGRPVRRLDLTIATEDHNTPTLDIDKPIADLTSRTQIETLRRNADEFGVRIHSLGDKEQGIVHVVGPQLGLTMPGITVVCGDSHTSTHGAFGAMAFGIGTSEVEHVLATQTLPLKPFKTMAITVEGDLKPGVTAKDIILAIIAKIGANGGQGYVLEFRGSAIRSLSMEGRMTMCNMSIEAGARAGMIAPDETTFAYVKDKPHAPQGQDWDDAVAYWRTLPSDEGAVYDAEVFLDANELEPFVTWGTNPGQGVSLSDVVPTPAEIADANERAAAERALQYMDLAPGTPMKDIPVDAVFMGSCTNSRIEDLRAFASVIQGRTKADNVRVMVVPGSARVRLEAEAEGLDKVFTAFGAEWRFAGCSMCLGMNPDQLAPGERCASTSNRNFEGRQGKGGRTHLVSPLVAAATAVRGTLSSPADLDPLPAEAVTTGAEA; encoded by the coding sequence ATGAGCACGACATCGATCGACGGCATCCACGTTCCCGATCGCCCGCGCACCCTGGCCGAGAAGGTCTGGGACGACCACCTGGTCGTGAAGGGCGAGAACGGTCAGCCCGACCTGATCTACATCGACCTCCACCTCGTGCACGAGGTCACCAGCCCCCAGGCCTTCGACGGTCTGCGCGCCGAGGGGCGCCCCGTGCGCCGCCTCGACCTCACGATCGCTACCGAAGACCACAACACCCCGACGCTCGACATCGACAAGCCGATCGCCGACCTGACCAGCCGCACGCAGATCGAGACGCTGCGACGCAACGCCGACGAGTTCGGTGTGCGCATCCACTCGCTCGGCGACAAGGAGCAGGGGATCGTGCACGTCGTGGGCCCCCAGCTGGGGCTGACGATGCCCGGCATCACCGTCGTGTGCGGTGACAGCCACACGTCGACCCACGGCGCGTTCGGAGCCATGGCGTTCGGCATCGGCACGAGCGAGGTCGAGCACGTCCTCGCCACGCAGACCCTGCCGCTGAAGCCCTTCAAGACCATGGCGATCACGGTCGAGGGCGATTTGAAGCCGGGCGTCACCGCGAAGGACATAATCCTCGCCATCATCGCCAAGATCGGTGCGAACGGCGGCCAGGGCTACGTCCTCGAGTTCCGCGGCAGCGCGATCCGCTCCCTCTCGATGGAGGGGCGCATGACGATGTGCAACATGTCGATCGAGGCGGGCGCCCGCGCCGGCATGATCGCCCCCGACGAGACGACCTTCGCCTACGTCAAGGACAAGCCCCACGCCCCGCAGGGTCAGGACTGGGACGACGCCGTCGCCTACTGGCGCACGCTCCCCAGCGACGAGGGCGCCGTGTACGACGCCGAGGTCTTCCTCGACGCGAACGAGCTCGAGCCGTTCGTCACGTGGGGCACGAACCCCGGCCAGGGCGTGTCGCTGTCCGATGTCGTGCCGACGCCGGCCGAGATCGCCGACGCGAACGAGCGCGCGGCCGCGGAGCGCGCCCTGCAGTACATGGACCTCGCGCCGGGCACCCCCATGAAGGACATCCCGGTGGATGCCGTCTTCATGGGCTCGTGCACCAACAGCCGCATCGAGGACCTCCGCGCGTTCGCCTCCGTCATCCAGGGGCGCACCAAGGCCGACAACGTCCGCGTGATGGTGGTGCCGGGCTCGGCCCGTGTGCGGCTCGAGGCCGAGGCGGAGGGCCTGGACAAGGTCTTCACCGCCTTCGGCGCGGAATGGCGCTTCGCCGGCTGCTCGATGTGCCTGGGCATGAACCCCGATCAGCTCGCTCCGGGCGAGCGCTGCGCCTCGACGTCGAACCGCAACTTCGAGGGCCGCCAGGGCAAGGGCGGTCGCACGCACCTGGTGTCGCCGCTCGTGGCGGCGGCGACCGCCGTGCGGGGCACCCTGTCGAGCCCCGCCGACCTGGATCCGCTGCCCGCGGAGGCCGTCACGACCGGGGCGGAGGCCTGA